Proteins from a genomic interval of Actinoalloteichus hymeniacidonis:
- the rpsN gene encoding 30S ribosomal protein S14 — protein MAKKSKIAKNEQRRLVVARYAQRRAELKEIIRAPQFSAQEKAAAQSALQRLPRDASPTRLRNRDATDGRPRAYLRTFGVSRIRFRELAHNGELPGVRKSSW, from the coding sequence ATGGCCAAGAAATCGAAGATCGCCAAGAACGAGCAGCGCCGATTGGTGGTCGCCCGCTATGCCCAACGCCGCGCCGAACTGAAGGAGATCATCCGCGCTCCCCAGTTCAGCGCGCAGGAGAAGGCCGCCGCGCAATCGGCACTGCAGCGACTCCCCCGGGATGCCAGTCCCACCCGACTGCGCAATAGGGACGCCACCGATGGCAGGCCGCGAGCCTATCTCCGAACCTTCGGAGTATCCCGGATCCGATTCCGCGAACTGGCACACAACGGTGAATTGCCCGGTGTCCGGAAATCGAGTTGGTGA
- the rpsR gene encoding 30S ribosomal protein S18: MPTKARGSKVRPLKRKINLLKREGVEHVDWKDVSLLRKFLSDRGKIRARRVTGLSSSQQREVARAIKNAREMALLPYPSQQAR; this comes from the coding sequence ATGCCCACGAAGGCACGGGGAAGCAAGGTCCGCCCACTCAAGCGCAAGATCAACCTGCTCAAGCGCGAGGGTGTGGAACATGTCGACTGGAAGGACGTGTCCCTACTGCGCAAATTCCTGTCCGACCGGGGCAAGATCCGGGCTCGGCGAGTCACGGGACTGAGTTCCAGCCAACAACGGGAGGTGGCCAGGGCGATCAAGAACGCCAGGGAGATGGCCCTGTTGCCCTATCCGAGTCAGCAGGCGCGATAA
- a CDS encoding aldo/keto reductase, which produces MPQVSSLALNNGVRIPQLGFGVFQIPDSETEAAVDAALEAGYRSIDTANLYANEAAVGRAVRTSGIPREELFITTKLGNDDHGYASALRAFDESMEKLGLEYLDLYLIHWPQPKRDHYIDTWRAFEKLLEEERVQAIGVSNFQVAHLKRLLDSSAVVPSINQIELHPNLVQHELREFHAAHNILTEAWSPLAKGGLLTDPTITALAEKHDRTPAQVVLRWHIQLGNVVIPKSVTPSRIAENIDVFDFTLSEDDIASITGLNSDTRTGPHPDRQG; this is translated from the coding sequence ATGCCGCAGGTCTCCTCCCTCGCACTGAACAACGGAGTGCGCATTCCCCAACTCGGATTCGGCGTCTTCCAGATACCCGACTCCGAGACGGAGGCGGCGGTCGACGCCGCCCTCGAGGCCGGTTATCGCAGTATCGACACGGCGAATCTCTACGCCAACGAGGCCGCTGTCGGTCGGGCCGTGCGGACCTCGGGAATACCGAGGGAGGAGCTTTTCATCACGACCAAGCTGGGTAACGACGATCATGGTTATGCCAGTGCCCTGCGTGCGTTCGACGAGAGCATGGAGAAGCTGGGGCTGGAATATCTGGACCTGTATCTCATCCACTGGCCCCAGCCGAAACGAGACCACTACATCGACACCTGGCGCGCGTTCGAGAAGCTCCTCGAAGAAGAACGGGTCCAGGCGATCGGCGTCTCCAATTTCCAGGTCGCGCATCTCAAGCGACTGCTCGATTCGAGCGCGGTGGTGCCCTCGATCAACCAGATCGAACTACACCCGAACCTCGTTCAGCACGAGCTCCGCGAATTCCACGCGGCACACAACATCCTGACCGAGGCCTGGAGCCCACTGGCCAAGGGCGGGCTGCTCACCGACCCGACGATCACCGCGCTGGCCGAGAAACACGATCGGACCCCGGCTCAGGTGGTGTTGCGCTGGCACATCCAGCTCGGGAACGTGGTCATCCCCAAGTCCGTCACGCCGTCCCGGATCGCAGAGAACATCGACGTCTTCGATTTCACCCTGTCCGAGGACGACATCGCCTCGATCACCGGGCTGAACTCGGACACCAGGACCGGGCCGCACCCGGACCGACAGGGCTGA
- the rpmG gene encoding 50S ribosomal protein L33 yields MARNDVRPIIKLKSTAGTGYTYVTRKNRRNDPDRMRIRKYDPVVRKHVEFREER; encoded by the coding sequence ATGGCACGCAACGACGTACGTCCGATCATCAAGCTCAAGTCCACCGCAGGCACCGGCTACACCTATGTCACCAGGAAGAACCGTCGCAACGACCCGGACCGCATGCGCATTCGGAAATACGACCCCGTGGTCCGCAAGCACGTCGAGTTTCGCGAGGAACGCTGA
- the rpmB gene encoding 50S ribosomal protein L28, whose translation MSAVCQVTGAKPGYGKRVSHSHVRTSRRWEPNLQRRRYWLPSEKRWIRLRVSTTGIKIIDRRGIESVVAELRGKGVRI comes from the coding sequence ATGTCCGCCGTCTGTCAGGTCACCGGTGCCAAGCCGGGGTACGGCAAACGGGTGTCGCACTCCCACGTACGCACGTCCCGACGGTGGGAGCCGAACCTGCAGCGTCGCCGCTACTGGCTGCCCAGCGAGAAGCGCTGGATCCGACTGCGGGTCTCCACCACCGGCATCAAGATCATCGACCGCCGGGGCATCGAATCCGTCGTCGCCGAACTTCGAGGAAAAGGGGTGCGAATCTGA